One region of Primulina tabacum isolate GXHZ01 chromosome 1, ASM2559414v2, whole genome shotgun sequence genomic DNA includes:
- the LOC142515271 gene encoding cyclin-dependent protein kinase inhibitor SMR6-like produces the protein MGISKKHQMDASKDLDGKKWVIAGIAVRAPLKPISTRAKEESEDEGGACSTTPTARESQIPKKLSCPPAPRKRRPASTCHFNGDREFFNPPDLESVFMCHAERAN, from the coding sequence ATGGGTATTTCGAAGAAGCATCAGATGGATGCCAGCAAGGATTTAGATGGGAAGAAATGGGTTATAGCTGGGATCGCCGTTCGAGCGCCGCTGAAGCCGATATCCACGAGGGCCAAAGAGGAGAGCGAGGATGAGGGCGGCGCCTGCTCCACGACACCGACGGCGCGTGAGAGCCAAATACCCAAGAAACTGTCCTGCCCACCGGCGCCGAGGAAGCGCCGCCCTGCTTCAACTTGCCATTTCAATGGAGACCGGGAGTTCTTCAATCCCCCGGATTTGGAATCGGTATTCATGTGTCATGCTGAGAGAGCCAACTGA